In Turicibacter sanguinis, a genomic segment contains:
- a CDS encoding dicarboxylate/amino acid:cation symporter, with amino-acid sequence MRQKKSNNRLAIHMAIALVAGLITGSLFLILRENLLAGGNADLWATINKILFQDISAEGATDAFGIFYILGQLFLNSMQLVIVPMVFTSIALAMCRISDTKTLGRLSYKTIGGFLATSVFALLLAGVVGLVANKFGIFNVSIDNITAQTGTTGSNPLLIFVKAIPNNITSVFSTNGSILSIVFLAVVTGLSINHLGDQISVLKKLLEDVNKIITVFLTFLITKFGPFAIFVLLTRTFAIYGVEHLKPALAYVVTVVLTLLFFLVFGYALFILIATRLNPMPFVKKISKVAMFGFSTSSSAATLPLNTKTTTEELGVNKEIASFILPLGMTINMNGTAIMQVIAAIFIASSAGYEVTFGSISLIAILALIASIGTPAAPGAGAVILFTVLSGMGYQNDAALLAYSLILAINRPVEMLVTALNVVGDSATAVVVAKSENSLDEKAYYTEVK; translated from the coding sequence ATGCGTCAAAAAAAATCAAATAATCGTTTAGCGATTCATATGGCAATTGCCTTAGTTGCTGGATTAATTACAGGATCATTATTCTTAATTTTACGTGAAAATTTATTAGCAGGTGGCAATGCCGATCTTTGGGCAACCATTAATAAAATTTTATTCCAAGATATCAGTGCTGAAGGAGCAACAGATGCATTTGGAATCTTCTATATTTTAGGTCAATTATTCTTAAATTCAATGCAACTTGTGATTGTTCCAATGGTATTTACATCAATTGCTTTAGCAATGTGCCGTATCTCTGATACGAAAACACTTGGACGCTTATCTTACAAAACAATCGGTGGATTCTTAGCAACTTCAGTCTTCGCCTTATTACTTGCTGGTGTTGTTGGATTAGTTGCTAATAAATTTGGAATCTTTAATGTAAGCATCGATAATATTACCGCTCAAACAGGCACAACAGGTTCTAACCCATTATTAATCTTCGTTAAAGCTATCCCAAATAACATTACATCAGTCTTTTCAACAAACGGAAGCATTCTTTCAATCGTATTCTTAGCTGTTGTAACAGGTTTATCAATTAATCATTTAGGTGATCAAATTTCAGTTTTAAAGAAACTTCTTGAAGATGTTAATAAAATTATCACGGTCTTCTTAACATTCTTAATTACAAAATTCGGTCCATTTGCTATCTTCGTCTTATTAACGAGAACATTCGCCATTTATGGTGTTGAACACTTGAAACCTGCCTTAGCTTATGTCGTAACAGTTGTTTTAACCTTATTATTCTTCTTAGTATTTGGTTATGCATTATTCATTTTAATTGCAACTCGTTTAAATCCAATGCCATTCGTTAAGAAAATCTCTAAAGTTGCGATGTTTGGATTCTCAACATCATCTTCTGCTGCAACATTACCTTTAAACACAAAGACAACAACAGAAGAACTTGGAGTAAACAAAGAAATTGCTTCATTCATCTTACCACTTGGAATGACTATTAATATGAACGGAACTGCCATTATGCAAGTCATTGCAGCCATCTTCATCGCTTCAAGTGCTGGATATGAAGTCACATTTGGAAGTATTTCATTAATCGCTATCCTAGCTTTAATCGCTTCAATCGGAACGCCTGCTGCTCCTGGTGCTGGTGCTGTTATCTTGTTTACGGTATTATCAGGAATGGGATATCAAAATGATGCTGCTTTACTAGCTTACTCATTAATCTTAGCAATCAACCGTCCAGTTGAAATGTTAGTGACGGCCCTAAATGTCGTTGGAGATTCTGCAACAGCTGTTGTTGTGGCAAAATCAGAAAACAGTTTAGATGAAAAAGCTTATTACACTGAAGTAAAATAA
- a CDS encoding 4Fe-4S dicluster domain-containing protein, whose protein sequence is MSHLVAKDAYKSLEERINKYPQGAPKSETLNEILKLLFSEREADLVSKLPVRPFNSARASKAWKLPLDETEKILEELASRAILLDMETKEDRLFMLPPPMAGFFEFSLMRIGKNVNQKALAELYYQYLNVEEDFVKDLFYSTDTKLGRVYVNESVLSRENTVSILDYERASHIIKSASHIALGDCYCRHKMLHMNQACNAPLDVCLTFGGAAQSLIKYGYAREIDASECLDVLERSYEYKLVQCGENVQNNPTFICNCCGCCCEALLAAKKFGNLHPVETTNFIPSINHETCVKCGRCLRDCPIDAISKVKVDEGKSTERFEYQVNEEVCLGCGVCVSACFNKSIMLKNRGKRVITPVNSVHRVVLQAIEKGQLQDLIFDNQAFGSHRAMAAILQAILNLPPLKQAMASEQMKSKYLAKLLK, encoded by the coding sequence GTGTCACATTTAGTTGCAAAAGATGCCTATAAAAGTTTAGAAGAGAGAATTAATAAATACCCTCAAGGAGCTCCAAAAAGTGAAACATTGAATGAAATTTTAAAACTGTTATTTTCTGAACGTGAAGCAGATTTAGTTTCTAAATTACCGGTTCGTCCATTTAACTCAGCAAGAGCCTCGAAGGCGTGGAAATTACCACTAGACGAAACGGAAAAAATCTTAGAAGAACTAGCTTCTCGTGCCATTTTATTAGATATGGAAACAAAAGAAGATCGTCTTTTTATGCTACCTCCTCCAATGGCAGGTTTTTTTGAGTTTTCATTGATGCGAATCGGAAAAAATGTGAATCAAAAAGCATTGGCTGAATTATATTATCAATATTTGAATGTAGAAGAAGATTTTGTTAAGGATTTATTTTACTCAACGGACACCAAACTTGGACGTGTTTATGTCAATGAATCAGTCTTAAGTCGTGAAAATACTGTTTCAATTTTAGATTATGAAAGAGCCTCACACATTATTAAATCGGCTTCACATATTGCCTTAGGTGATTGTTATTGTCGTCATAAGATGTTACATATGAATCAAGCCTGTAATGCTCCACTTGATGTCTGTTTAACGTTTGGTGGTGCGGCCCAATCATTAATTAAGTATGGTTATGCAAGGGAAATTGATGCTTCTGAATGTCTAGACGTTTTAGAGCGTTCCTATGAATATAAACTAGTTCAATGCGGTGAGAATGTTCAAAATAATCCAACCTTTATTTGCAACTGCTGTGGTTGCTGTTGTGAGGCTTTATTAGCAGCGAAAAAGTTTGGAAATCTTCATCCGGTTGAAACAACAAATTTTATTCCATCAATTAATCATGAAACGTGTGTGAAATGTGGACGATGTTTGCGTGATTGTCCAATTGATGCAATTTCGAAAGTAAAAGTCGATGAAGGAAAGTCAACAGAGCGCTTTGAATATCAGGTGAATGAAGAAGTTTGTCTAGGATGTGGTGTTTGTGTAAGCGCTTGTTTTAATAAAAGTATCATGCTTAAAAACCGTGGAAAACGTGTGATCACACCTGTTAATTCTGTCCATCGTGTTGTCTTACAAGCGATTGAAAAAGGGCAGTTACAAGATTTAATTTTCGATAATCAAGCGTTTGGTTCACATCGTGCAATGGCGGCCATCTTACAGGCTATTTTAAACTTACCGCCACTTAAACAAGCGATGGCAAGTGAACAAATGAAATCAAAATACTTAGCTAAATTACTAAAGTAG
- a CDS encoding radical SAM/SPASM domain-containing protein produces MPRFKKIYVEITNRCNLKCDFCPSATLGRNGKVMNEDDFKHILKEVKPYTNYLYFHLLGEPFLNPRIGRFLEMSHEAGIQVNLTTNGVLIGKVKETLIQSPALRQINFSVHSFEANESTQTLKDYLMQIASFIDEIQAVRPVYCNLRLWNMDGEALQAKNTLNQQILDLIEEAFHLPYRLNEKLMETNNVKIRDRVFINMADKFEWPSLEREVISEKMFCYGLRDHIGIQADGTVVPCCLDSEGKIPLGNVFETPLHDILESERAKAMYDGFSNRVAVEELCKRCGYAKRY; encoded by the coding sequence ATGCCCCGATTTAAAAAGATATATGTCGAAATAACGAATCGTTGTAATTTAAAGTGTGATTTTTGTCCAAGTGCTACACTCGGGCGAAATGGAAAAGTCATGAATGAAGACGATTTTAAACATATTTTAAAAGAAGTTAAACCTTATACGAATTATTTATATTTTCATTTACTCGGAGAACCTTTCTTAAATCCTCGAATTGGGCGTTTTTTAGAAATGAGTCATGAAGCGGGAATTCAGGTTAATTTAACGACAAATGGTGTTTTGATTGGAAAAGTAAAAGAAACGTTAATTCAATCACCGGCACTTCGTCAAATTAACTTCTCGGTTCATTCTTTCGAAGCCAATGAATCAACGCAAACGTTAAAAGACTATCTGATGCAAATTGCTTCTTTTATTGATGAAATACAAGCAGTGCGTCCTGTCTACTGCAATCTACGACTTTGGAACATGGATGGCGAAGCATTACAGGCGAAAAATACACTTAACCAACAGATTTTAGACTTGATTGAAGAAGCCTTTCATCTTCCGTATCGCCTAAACGAAAAACTCATGGAAACGAACAATGTTAAAATTCGTGATCGCGTGTTTATTAATATGGCGGATAAATTTGAATGGCCAAGTTTAGAGCGCGAGGTGATTAGTGAGAAAATGTTCTGTTACGGTCTTCGCGATCATATTGGAATTCAGGCGGATGGAACAGTGGTGCCTTGCTGTTTAGATAGTGAAGGGAAAATTCCTTTAGGAAATGTATTTGAAACACCGCTGCATGATATTTTAGAAAGTGAGCGTGCCAAGGCGATGTATGATGGCTTTTCAAATCGTGTAGCAGTCGAAGAACTCTGTAAGAGATGTGGTTACGCGAAGAGATATTAG
- the aroQ gene encoding type II 3-dehydroquinate dehydratase — MKILVLNGPNLNMIGIREKGIYGSRSYADIVGYLKEEGTKRGHEIEVLQSNYEGQIIEWLQKAYFEHYDGVIINPGAFTHYSYALHDAIKAIADVPTVEVHLSNVHAREAFRHQSVTAPACIGQICGFGEFGYILGIMALENNKAKNQK; from the coding sequence ATGAAAATTTTAGTGTTAAATGGACCAAACTTAAATATGATTGGGATTCGTGAAAAAGGAATTTATGGAAGCCGTAGCTATGCTGATATCGTTGGCTATCTTAAAGAAGAAGGAACAAAGCGTGGTCATGAAATTGAAGTTCTTCAAAGTAATTATGAAGGACAGATCATTGAATGGTTACAAAAGGCATACTTTGAACACTATGATGGCGTGATCATCAATCCAGGTGCCTTTACTCATTATAGCTATGCTCTTCATGATGCTATTAAAGCAATCGCAGATGTGCCAACGGTTGAAGTTCATCTTTCAAATGTCCATGCTCGTGAAGCGTTTCGTCATCAATCAGTTACAGCGCCGGCTTGTATTGGACAAATATGCGGATTTGGTGAGTTTGGATACATTTTAGGAATCATGGCATTAGAAAATAATAAAGCAAAAAATCAAAAATAA
- a CDS encoding VOC family protein — MSIKMMHHVCIQTEKYEESLEFYMRILGFEIVQETPNFHNRAFNTWLKLGNFMIELQTAKQGETLNPWSSLNEGIVHLCFLVDNVFEEIERIQQLGYEHFKIKNGEIVYKVEEGYLFKIKAPEGTEIEIRDL, encoded by the coding sequence ATGAGTATTAAAATGATGCATCACGTTTGTATTCAAACAGAAAAGTATGAAGAATCTCTTGAGTTTTATATGAGAATTTTAGGATTTGAAATCGTACAAGAAACACCAAACTTCCATAACCGAGCGTTTAATACCTGGTTAAAACTTGGAAACTTTATGATTGAACTTCAAACAGCTAAACAAGGCGAGACGCTAAATCCTTGGAGTTCATTAAATGAAGGAATCGTTCATCTGTGTTTTTTAGTTGATAATGTTTTTGAAGAAATTGAGCGAATTCAACAATTAGGATATGAACATTTCAAAATCAAAAATGGTGAGATCGTTTATAAAGTTGAAGAGGGATATCTCTTTAAAATTAAAGCACCCGAAGGAACAGAAATTGAAATTAGAGATTTATAA
- a CDS encoding C-GCAxxG-C-C family protein, with protein MDYRVNKAIEKHCKGYNCSQAVLCAYHDLIGLEEEQAFRLAEGFGSGMGGLRDTCGAVTGMFMAASYLASDGDREKNASRKSCYELIHTLGDKFKEKNGSLRCDELLQCEQHKRHEKLCTSYVEDAAQLLEAYIKKTSV; from the coding sequence ATGGATTATCGAGTGAATAAAGCGATTGAAAAACATTGCAAAGGCTATAATTGTTCTCAGGCTGTTTTGTGTGCCTATCATGATTTAATTGGTTTAGAAGAGGAACAAGCCTTTCGATTAGCTGAAGGATTTGGAAGTGGAATGGGAGGCTTACGTGATACTTGTGGTGCGGTGACGGGAATGTTTATGGCTGCTAGCTATCTAGCATCAGATGGTGATCGTGAGAAAAATGCTTCTCGTAAATCATGCTATGAATTGATTCACACATTAGGAGATAAATTTAAAGAAAAGAATGGCTCTTTAAGGTGTGATGAATTATTGCAATGTGAACAACATAAGCGTCATGAAAAATTATGTACGTCATATGTTGAAGATGCCGCACAACTCCTTGAGGCATACATAAAAAAAACGTCAGTCTAG
- a CDS encoding patatin-like phospholipase family protein — protein MKVGLVLEGGGMRGFYTMGALDYLMEQGILFDYVIGVSAGACHGVSYVSNQAKRSYRVNTNYLGDKRYISFSNFIKTRSIFGMDFIFDEVPHKLDLFDYDTFFKSPCEFKLGVTDVETGKPVYFDKTALDHDCTVLKASSSIPVFSPIVEYKGKKYLDGGTSDAIPVKKALEDGCDKVVVILTRDRHYQKSPEQFRFVYKRVFKKYPKMIELLDNRHKNYNETLAYLRELESEGKALVIAPSHPITISRFEKHKENLEPIYAMGRKDLSKEILKIKELLKKA, from the coding sequence ATGAAAGTAGGTTTAGTACTTGAAGGTGGCGGGATGCGCGGCTTTTATACAATGGGTGCACTAGATTATCTGATGGAACAAGGGATACTTTTTGATTATGTCATTGGCGTCTCAGCTGGGGCTTGTCACGGTGTTTCTTACGTTTCAAATCAAGCTAAACGAAGTTATCGTGTTAATACAAATTACTTAGGTGATAAACGTTACATTAGCTTTTCTAACTTTATTAAAACCAGATCTATTTTTGGGATGGATTTTATTTTTGATGAAGTTCCTCATAAACTAGACTTATTCGATTATGACACTTTCTTTAAATCCCCCTGTGAATTTAAACTGGGTGTAACCGATGTTGAAACTGGAAAACCGGTTTATTTTGATAAAACGGCACTTGATCATGATTGTACTGTTTTAAAAGCTTCCTCTTCTATTCCAGTATTTTCTCCTATTGTTGAGTATAAAGGGAAAAAATATTTAGACGGAGGAACATCTGATGCCATTCCTGTTAAAAAAGCATTAGAAGATGGCTGTGATAAAGTCGTGGTGATTTTAACACGTGATCGACATTATCAAAAGTCACCAGAACAATTTAGATTTGTTTATAAACGCGTGTTTAAAAAGTATCCCAAAATGATTGAATTACTAGACAATAGGCATAAAAATTATAATGAAACACTTGCTTATTTAAGAGAACTTGAAAGCGAAGGGAAAGCCTTGGTCATCGCACCAAGTCATCCCATTACGATTAGTCGTTTTGAAAAACATAAAGAGAATTTAGAACCGATTTATGCGATGGGGCGTAAGGATTTATCGAAGGAAATTTTAAAAATCAAAGAACTTTTAAAAAAGGCGTAG
- a CDS encoding acyl-[acyl-carrier-protein] thioesterase yields MYLMAGRVRYSEVGLDGGLTLHHLINYFQDCSTFHLEDIGLGLDYFQSQNLAFFILSWQIEINRLPKESEKIKVGTQIYECKGCFGYRNYVLYDEADNVLAYANLGGVFMDTISESFAKLSTEEIAKYPIEEKFEMEYLPRKIKAPKATDTFPKVTIRPCQIDTNGHVNNSHYVALALECLPQELEIKRVRVEYKKAAKCGDIMIPASVSLDGIYYVSLNDEEGHPYAILSFNE; encoded by the coding sequence ATGTATCTAATGGCAGGTCGTGTAAGATATAGTGAAGTCGGATTAGATGGGGGCTTGACGCTGCATCATTTAATTAATTATTTCCAAGATTGCAGTACATTTCATTTAGAAGATATTGGCCTTGGGTTGGATTATTTTCAGTCTCAAAACTTAGCTTTCTTTATTTTGTCGTGGCAGATTGAAATTAATCGTCTACCAAAGGAAAGTGAAAAGATTAAAGTCGGAACACAAATTTACGAGTGTAAAGGTTGCTTTGGTTACCGTAATTATGTGTTATATGATGAGGCGGATAACGTCCTAGCTTATGCCAACCTTGGAGGCGTATTTATGGACACGATTTCGGAAAGTTTTGCTAAATTATCAACGGAAGAAATTGCTAAATATCCGATTGAAGAAAAGTTTGAAATGGAGTACTTGCCTCGTAAGATTAAAGCACCAAAGGCAACGGATACATTCCCGAAGGTTACCATTCGCCCGTGTCAAATTGATACAAACGGCCATGTTAATAATAGTCACTATGTAGCATTAGCACTTGAATGCCTTCCGCAAGAGTTAGAGATTAAACGTGTCCGTGTTGAATACAAAAAAGCAGCTAAATGTGGTGATATCATGATTCCAGCATCAGTCTCTTTAGATGGGATATACTATGTATCATTAAATGATGAAGAAGGACATCCCTACGCGATTTTAAGTTTCAACGAGTAA